The following nucleotide sequence is from Methanobrevibacter thaueri.
GGAAAGAACCTGCGCGTTCTTTCACTTTTTTTATTTTATTTTAAAAATAGTAATTTAAAGGTTTAAAAAGAACAAACCTATGATAAAATCTCATTTTGATTAAAGAAAACTCGCCAGAATGCTGAATATTATTATCATCGCCATGACAACGGACAGTGCATTCACAATCGGCTTGTACTGTTGCTCTGACAGTCTATAGCTTAACAGTATCTCAAGCATGTACCCCCCGTCCAGCGGTTTCATCGGAAGCAGGTTGAACAGTCCGATTCCAAGGTTCAGCATGAAAATCCATTGGAAAAGCTCGAGAAGCTCAAACAGCACCCAAGGTATTGGACCCAAACTGTCATTAATCAGTTCAAAATGCTTGTTTGCCTGGATTCCGAAAAATCCGACCGATTCGTTGTTAGGATTTTTATCAAGCACTACGGAGTAGGTTCCCTGATCCGTCTGGACCGACACGTTGTCTCCCGGCTTGAATGAACCGATGACATTGACATATGATTCGGAATCGTTTATCTTCTCATTGGCAACGGCCTCTATGACCATTCCCTCTTTAAGTATTCCGTCGGATGGGGAATCGGAAACTACCCTGTCAATCTCAATTCCGTTTTCATCAAAATAAGTCGGTATTCCCATTGCTATCAGGGAAACGAGAAGCATAGCAATTATTGCCAGGGTGACGTTTGCTATTGAACCTGCGGCATAGACCCTGAGCCTTGAGGTTCTCTTTGCGTTTTTAAGTTCCTCCTCATCTGGTTCCACGAATGCACCGGGAATTATTGCAAACAGGAGCAATCCAATTGACTTTATTGAAATCTTCTCCCCCACTGCCTGCACACCGTGTGAAAACTCGTGGACCACCAAAACGGTTGCCAGCGCTATCAATCCGTAAACAAATGGTATGTATATGGATGACCCTGGCATTTCCACGCCGGGAATCACTATGGATACCGATGGTGTCTCAAAAACGCTCGGCAATGTGGAAACAAGTGTCCATGTAATGAATATCATGGCTGCGAAAGCCACAACAATGCCGATGTTCATGTACCATCGCCAGAATCTTGGTGACAGATTTGATATTCTGGATATGAGTCCCCTCAGGCGTTGGGTCTTCCACATTATCACGGGAAAGTTCATTTCCACCCCATGAGTGGATAGCCTTTCATGGAATATTCCGACCAATATCCAGATGACAGCAAAAGCTATCAAATAATAATAAATCCCATTCATTAAATTGCCTCATTAACTACCAAAGTAGTGAATCGAAGAGGACTACATCAACTAAATCGTCCTTCTGATATCCTTCATCATTTTCGTCAATGATGATATAGCTGTTCGCCTCAACCATTGACCGAATAATGCCGGAACCTCTATTGAGCACATGCTTTGCACACTCATCGTCTGACACAGCACGTATGAAATCTGTCCTGCCCAGCTGGGAAGGTATCTTAAGTTGGGATATCCTTTTTACGATATGGAAATCAAATTCCCTTCCCTGCATCTCAAAGAGGTACTTTCTTGCAAACATGTCAAACTGTGACATCGCAGCCACAGGCTGGCCTGAAAATGTGAAAACCATCTTACCGTTTACAATGCCCGCACCTGCAGGTTTTCCTGGCCTGATTGCAACACCATGGAAGAGTATTTCACCTAAATCATCCACCACATCAAGAACAACATCCCCCTTACTGATTGCTGTTCCTCCTGTGGTCATGATAACGTCATAATCCTTGGAAGCCTCCAAAACCGCATCCTTGACCTCATCGAAAGTGTCTCCGGCATGGCAGATTTCACAAATCGCTCCTGAATCCTCAACCATTGCCTTTATGGTGAACTGATTGGAATTGATAATCTTGGCCTTGTCGATTTCCTCCTTGGTCGGCTCCACAAGCTCGTTACCTGTAATGATGAGCTTTACCTTAGGCTTCTTATAAACCTTGACGGTATCGTAACCGGCTGAAGCGATTAGACCCAATTCCTGATATCTTATGAATGTGTTCCTGTCCAGGATCTTCTGGCCCTTCTCGATGTCCTCGGACTTCGGACTAATGTTTTCGCCCGGAGTGACCTGGGAGTAGATTGTCAGGTCGTCGCCGTCAATTGTGGTGTACTCCTTCATCAGAACTGCATTGGCACCATCCGGAATAGGTGCGCCTGTCGCTATGACAATGGCCTCATTATCCTTGACTGTTTTGGATGAAAAATCGCCTGCGCCGATTGCGTCAACTATCCTGAATTCCTTTGGCGCTGAATTTGACGCCCCAAATGTTTCCTCTGCAATCAGTGCAAAACCGTCCATCGCTGACTTGTCGAATGGCGGTGAGTCATGAAATGCGATAATGTCTTCAGCCAAAACCCTCCTGTGGGCGTCATGAATGGAAATCTCCTCTATGTCAGTGACACGCTGATTGTCGCTGATTAGCTTTATGGCATTTGACAATGAATCCAGTTTTGAAAAGAACATTCGTTGAACTCCCCCAAGTTAAATTACATCA
It contains:
- a CDS encoding molybdopterin molybdotransferase MoeA, which codes for MFFSKLDSLSNAIKLISDNQRVTDIEEISIHDAHRRVLAEDIIAFHDSPPFDKSAMDGFALIAEETFGASNSAPKEFRIVDAIGAGDFSSKTVKDNEAIVIATGAPIPDGANAVLMKEYTTIDGDDLTIYSQVTPGENISPKSEDIEKGQKILDRNTFIRYQELGLIASAGYDTVKVYKKPKVKLIITGNELVEPTKEEIDKAKIINSNQFTIKAMVEDSGAICEICHAGDTFDEVKDAVLEASKDYDVIMTTGGTAISKGDVVLDVVDDLGEILFHGVAIRPGKPAGAGIVNGKMVFTFSGQPVAAMSQFDMFARKYLFEMQGREFDFHIVKRISQLKIPSQLGRTDFIRAVSDDECAKHVLNRGSGIIRSMVEANSYIIIDENDEGYQKDDLVDVVLFDSLLW
- a CDS encoding site-2 protease family protein; translation: MNGIYYYLIAFAVIWILVGIFHERLSTHGVEMNFPVIMWKTQRLRGLISRISNLSPRFWRWYMNIGIVVAFAAMIFITWTLVSTLPSVFETPSVSIVIPGVEMPGSSIYIPFVYGLIALATVLVVHEFSHGVQAVGEKISIKSIGLLLFAIIPGAFVEPDEEELKNAKRTSRLRVYAAGSIANVTLAIIAMLLVSLIAMGIPTYFDENGIEIDRVVSDSPSDGILKEGMVIEAVANEKINDSESYVNVIGSFKPGDNVSVQTDQGTYSVVLDKNPNNESVGFFGIQANKHFELINDSLGPIPWVLFELLELFQWIFMLNLGIGLFNLLPMKPLDGGYMLEILLSYRLSEQQYKPIVNALSVVMAMIIIFSILASFL